ATCAATCATCACTCCCGGTAGCAGAGAATCTTTTAACCAGAACTTTAAAGCTGACAAGCCTGGAGCCGTCTGGGTTACCGATATCAGCTACGTAAATACCGTTGAAGGCTGGTTATACCTGGCCACCGTTAAGGATATATGTACAAAAGATATTGTTGGCTGGGCAACTGCTGACAATATGAAAACAGAACTCTGCATTAAAGCCCTTGAAAGCGCAATTAAACGTTTCCGACCATCACCGGGATTAGTTCATCACTCTGATAGAGGGGTGCAATATTGTAGCAAAGA
The sequence above is a segment of the Dethiobacter alkaliphilus AHT 1 genome. Coding sequences within it:
- a CDS encoding IS3 family transposase; amino-acid sequence: SIITPGSRESFNQNFKADKPGAVWVTDISYVNTVEGWLYLATVKDICTKDIVGWATADNMKTELCIKALESAIKRFRPSPGLVHHSDRGVQYCSKDYQKLLKKNGMVCSMSRKGNCYDNACAETFFGTIKCEMLYHKKYETREEAHRDIFWYIEIFYNRKRRHQSLGYMTPADYRKSFEEKPLAA